A window of Streptomyces sp. Je 1-332 genomic DNA:
CGGCACACGGCCCACGACCGACCGCGCACGCGAGGGCCTGTTCTCCACCTGGCAGGCCCTGCAGGGCACGCTGGACGGCGCACGCGTCCTCGACCTGTACGCCGGATCCGGTGCCATCGGTCTCGAAGCGCTCTCGCGCGGGGCGGGCCACGCCCTGCTCGTCGAGGCCGACGCCCGCGCGGTGCGCACCGTCCGGGAGAACGTGAAGTCGATCGGTCTGCCCGGCGCCGAGGTCAGGGCGGGCAAAGCGACCCAGATCATCCAGAGCGGCGCCCCCACGACCCCGTACGACCTGGTCTTCCTCGATCCTCCGTACGTCGACACCGATGACGATCTTCGCGAGATCCTGCTCACACTCCGCGCCGGGGGCTGGCTCACGGACGATGCGCTCGTCACCGTTGAACGTAGTACCAGAGGCGGAGAATTCGGCTGGCCCGACGGCTTCGAAGCACTGAGGTCCCGTCGCTACGGCGAAAGCACGTTTTGGTACGGTCGCGCCGCCTCTACGTGCGACGACTCAGTGATCGCGCCATGACCGGACCGGAGAGCGAGGGACTCACGTTGCGCCGCGCCGTCTGTCCGGGGTCGTTCGACCCCATCACCAACGGACACCTCGACATCATCGCCCGCGCCTCCAGGCTCTACGACGTGGTGCACGTCGCGGTGATGATCAATCAGTCGAAGAAGGGCCTGTTCACCGTCGACGAGCGGATCGAGCTGATCCGCGAGGTCACCGCCGACTTCGGGAACGTCGAGGTCGAGTCCTTCCACGGCCTTCTCGTCGACTTCTGCAAGCAGCGCGACATCCCGGCCATCGTCAAGGGCCTGCGGGCGGTCAGCGACTTCGACTACGAACTGCAGATGGCCCAGATGAACAACGGCCTCTCGGGCGTCGAGACCCTCTTCGTGCCCACCAACCCCACCTACAGCTTCCTCTCCTCCTCGCTGGTCAAGGAAGTGGCCGCCTGGGGCGGCGACGTCGCCCACCTGCTGCCGCCGGTGGTCCACGAGGCGCTGACCGAGCGCATCGGCAAGAAGTGACGGCTCTCCGGACTAACTGACAGCCCGTCATCCGGTGTCCGACGGCCGCCGACTGGCCTTACAGTCGTGCCGTCCGTCTTCAACCAGCTGTAGAGAGTGGCGAGCACACGGTGGACGTGCAGAAGAAGATCGACGAGATCGTCGACGCGGTCGGCAGTGCCCGGTCCATGCCGATGTCGGCCTCGTGCGTGGTCAACCGCGCCGATCTCCTGTCGATGCTCGAAGAGGTGCGCCAGGCGCTGCCCGGCTCCCTCGCGCAGGCCCAGGAGCTCATCGGCGGCCGCGAGCAGCTGGTCGAGCAGGCCCGCCAGGAGGCGGACCGCATCATCGAGACGGCGCACGCCGAGCGCGGCTCGCTGATCTCCGACACGGAGGTCGCCCGCAGCTCCCAGGGCGAGGCCGAACGCATCCTCGCCGAGGCCCGGCAGGCCGCCGACGAGGTCCGCGTCGAGGCCGACGACTACGTGGACAGCAAGCTGGCCAACTTCGAGGTCGTCCTCACCAAGACCCTCGGCTCGGTCGGCCGAGGCCGCGAGAAGCTCCTCGGCACGGGCCCCGGCCTCGACGAGCAGGGTTACGAGGACGAGGACGCCCCGCAGCGCAGCCACGACCCCGAGACGCTGCGCCGGGACGCGGACGCGTACGTCGACGCCAAGCTCGGCGCCTTCGAAGCCGTCCTCGCCAAGACCCTGGAGGCGGTCGGCCGCGGCCGCCAGACCCTGCACGGCCGTGCGCCCGCCGACGACCTCGCGGGCCTCGCCGAGGGCCTCGGATCCCAGGCGCACACCACGGACGCCGAGTACCTCGCGGGCCTCACCGACCCCACGGCGCCCACGGCTCCCGCCCCGGCAGCGGTCCCGCAGCCTCCCCAGGCGCCCCCGCAGATCCCCGCACAGCAGCCGTACGCCCCGCCGCAGCAGGAACCGGACCCGTACGCGTACCAGCAGCAGGACCAGTACGCCTACCAGCAGCAGTACGCCCAGCAGGACCCGTACGGCTACCAGCAGCAGGATCCGTACGGCTACCCGCAGCAGGGGTACGACCAGACCCAGCAGCAGGGATACGCGGAGCCGCAGCAGCAGCATCACCAGGCCCCCGGCGTCCTCGACGAGACCAGCCTCTTCGACACCGGCATGATCACGGCGGAGCAGCTGCGCCAGTACGAACAGGGCCGCTGACGCCCGGTCCGCGGTCCTCGCGGGACCGGATTGGGCCGTGAGCGAAAGGTCCAGTATCCTGGTTCTTCGGTCGCGCGTACGTCCGCGATCCAGGCTGCCCGGCTGACGAGCGAAGCTCGTTTTGGGCGGCCCTTGAACTTCCAGGATTCGAAAGCAGGAAACGCCCTGAGTGCTCGCCTTGACCACCGAAACCCACTCGTGTTCGACACACACGAGCTGGGTCGGCGTCCCGGTGCGCAGCAGCGGCTGACTCGTTCCGTCGAGGCGCCCGGTTCGCCGGTCCTCGGCATCGAAGGGGTCATCGGAGTGCCGGTAGGCGCTCCGGTCGAGCTGGAGATCCGTCTTGAGTCGGTCATGGAAGGGGTGCTTGTCACAGGCACCGCCCGTGCGTCGGCCGAGGGGGAGTGCGTAAGGTGTCTGGAGCCGCTGAAGCTTGAGGTGGAAGCGGAATTCCAGGAGATGTTCTC
This region includes:
- the rsmD gene encoding 16S rRNA (guanine(966)-N(2))-methyltransferase RsmD, yielding MTRVIAGVAGGRRLAVPPGNGTRPTTDRAREGLFSTWQALQGTLDGARVLDLYAGSGAIGLEALSRGAGHALLVEADARAVRTVRENVKSIGLPGAEVRAGKATQIIQSGAPTTPYDLVFLDPPYVDTDDDLREILLTLRAGGWLTDDALVTVERSTRGGEFGWPDGFEALRSRRYGESTFWYGRAASTCDDSVIAP
- the coaD gene encoding pantetheine-phosphate adenylyltransferase, whose amino-acid sequence is MRRAVCPGSFDPITNGHLDIIARASRLYDVVHVAVMINQSKKGLFTVDERIELIREVTADFGNVEVESFHGLLVDFCKQRDIPAIVKGLRAVSDFDYELQMAQMNNGLSGVETLFVPTNPTYSFLSSSLVKEVAAWGGDVAHLLPPVVHEALTERIGKK
- a CDS encoding cell division initiation protein, with translation MDVQKKIDEIVDAVGSARSMPMSASCVVNRADLLSMLEEVRQALPGSLAQAQELIGGREQLVEQARQEADRIIETAHAERGSLISDTEVARSSQGEAERILAEARQAADEVRVEADDYVDSKLANFEVVLTKTLGSVGRGREKLLGTGPGLDEQGYEDEDAPQRSHDPETLRRDADAYVDAKLGAFEAVLAKTLEAVGRGRQTLHGRAPADDLAGLAEGLGSQAHTTDAEYLAGLTDPTAPTAPAPAAVPQPPQAPPQIPAQQPYAPPQQEPDPYAYQQQDQYAYQQQYAQQDPYGYQQQDPYGYPQQGYDQTQQQGYAEPQQQHHQAPGVLDETSLFDTGMITAEQLRQYEQGR